The proteins below are encoded in one region of Limnochorda pilosa:
- the recA gene encoding recombinase RecA has product MEKEKALEVALSQIERQFGKGSIMRLGKAEIKQVPVIPTGSLALDVALGVGGVPRGRVVEIFGPESSGKTTLTLHVMAEAQRRGGIAAFIDAEHAQDPLYAQALGVDIENLLISQPDNAEQALEIAEALVRSNAVDVVVIDSVAALVPKAEIEGEMGDSHVGLQARLMSQALRKLTGAISKSMTTVLFTNQIREKVGVMFGSPETTPGGRALKFYASVRMDIRKIETLKQGTNAIGSRTRVKVVKNKLAPPFREAEFDILYGEGISREGDILDVAAGMGLVEKTGAWYSVGDQRIGQGKENARQYLKEHRELTEELDRKVRETLGWAERPPAEAAEKASG; this is encoded by the coding sequence TTGGAAAAGGAAAAGGCGTTGGAGGTCGCGCTCAGCCAGATCGAGCGCCAGTTCGGAAAAGGCTCCATCATGCGGCTGGGGAAGGCGGAGATCAAGCAGGTCCCGGTCATCCCCACCGGCTCCCTCGCCCTCGACGTCGCCCTCGGCGTGGGAGGCGTGCCCCGCGGGCGGGTCGTGGAGATCTTCGGGCCCGAGTCGTCAGGCAAGACGACGCTCACCCTGCACGTGATGGCCGAGGCCCAGCGGCGAGGGGGTATCGCCGCCTTCATCGACGCCGAGCACGCCCAGGACCCGCTCTACGCCCAGGCCCTGGGGGTTGACATCGAGAACCTCCTGATCTCCCAGCCGGACAACGCGGAGCAGGCGCTGGAGATCGCCGAGGCACTGGTGCGCAGCAACGCGGTGGACGTGGTGGTCATCGACTCGGTGGCCGCGCTGGTGCCCAAGGCGGAGATCGAGGGCGAGATGGGCGACTCCCACGTGGGTTTGCAGGCCCGCCTCATGAGCCAGGCGCTGCGCAAGCTGACGGGGGCCATCTCCAAGTCCATGACCACCGTGCTCTTCACCAACCAGATCCGCGAGAAGGTCGGGGTCATGTTCGGGAGCCCCGAGACCACGCCCGGGGGGCGGGCCCTGAAGTTCTACGCGTCGGTCCGTATGGACATCCGCAAGATCGAGACCCTCAAGCAGGGGACCAACGCCATCGGCAGCCGCACCCGGGTGAAGGTGGTCAAGAACAAGCTGGCCCCGCCCTTCCGAGAGGCGGAGTTCGACATCCTCTACGGTGAGGGGATCTCCCGGGAAGGCGACATCCTCGATGTCGCTGCCGGGATGGGCCTGGTGGAGAAGACGGGCGCCTGGTACTCGGTGGGCGACCAGCGCATCGGCCAGGGCAAGGAGAACGCCCGCCAGTATCTCAAGGAACATCGCGAGCTCACCGAGGAGCTGGACCGGAAGGTCCGGGAGACGCTGGGTTGGGCCGAGCGGCCGCCGGCCGAGGCGGCGGAGAAGGCTTCCGGGTAG
- a CDS encoding stage V sporulation T C-terminal domain-containing protein, protein MKATGMVRRIDDLGRIVIPKEIRRTLRIREKDALEIFTDRDGEVILKKYSPIADLEDFAQEYTDSLFESTGHVAVIADRDAYIAVSGASKRQLVGRSLPDEIVQRMEERQVYRSADDQHLPVEGFESAHQVMVPIIHEGDVVGAVFLFSRENPMTDLEVKLCRTAADFLAKQLG, encoded by the coding sequence TTGAAGGCCACGGGAATGGTTCGGCGCATCGACGACCTCGGACGCATCGTCATCCCCAAGGAGATCCGCCGCACCCTCCGTATCCGGGAGAAGGACGCGCTGGAGATCTTCACCGACCGCGACGGTGAGGTGATCCTGAAGAAGTACTCTCCCATCGCCGACCTGGAGGACTTCGCCCAGGAGTACACCGACTCGCTCTTCGAGTCGACCGGGCACGTGGCGGTCATCGCCGATCGTGACGCCTACATCGCCGTCTCCGGCGCCTCCAAGCGGCAGCTCGTGGGCCGCTCGCTGCCGGATGAGATCGTCCAGCGGATGGAGGAGCGCCAGGTCTATCGCTCCGCCGACGACCAGCACCTGCCCGTCGAGGGGTTCGAGTCCGCCCACCAGGTCATGGTTCCCATCATCCACGAGGGCGATGTGGTGGGGGCGGTCTTCTTGTTCTCCAGGGAGAACCCCATGACGGACCTCGAGGTGAAGCTCTGCCGGACGGCCGCCGACTTCCTGGCGAAGCAGCTGGGGTGA
- a CDS encoding formate dehydrogenase accessory protein FdhE domain-containing protein — translation MRLRWAWEQRRRRATELAARHPEAAAVLTFYQEVAGFQQILATRPEAPAGVVEARRHRRTVALDGAARRLEGLLDVVSRAAPAPMAEVAWLLRTGPAEVREALLAQYLTGETPGGDEEVRRWLLARSFLQPYAAREVDGRGGTPGATAGAEAGDLHPARVCPRCGSAPLVGVLSDTGREEGAFHLICSLCGEPWRYPRLVCTLCGEERAGARTYFQADAFPHLRLDCCGTCGGYLKVTDLRRQALAVPDADDLASLTLDLWAQGQGYTKVEPNLAGL, via the coding sequence GTGAGACTCCGGTGGGCGTGGGAGCAACGCCGCCGGCGCGCCACTGAGCTCGCGGCGCGGCACCCGGAAGCGGCGGCGGTCCTGACCTTCTACCAGGAGGTGGCGGGCTTCCAGCAGATCCTGGCCACCCGGCCCGAGGCCCCGGCAGGGGTGGTGGAGGCCCGCCGCCACCGCCGCACGGTCGCTCTCGACGGGGCCGCTCGGCGGCTGGAGGGGCTCTTGGACGTGGTGAGCCGGGCGGCCCCGGCACCGATGGCGGAGGTGGCCTGGCTCCTCAGGACGGGACCCGCCGAGGTGCGGGAGGCCCTGCTCGCCCAGTACCTGACGGGAGAGACGCCGGGGGGCGATGAGGAGGTACGGCGCTGGTTGCTGGCCCGGAGCTTCCTCCAACCCTACGCGGCGCGCGAGGTGGACGGGCGCGGGGGAACCCCTGGGGCGACCGCCGGGGCGGAGGCGGGCGACCTTCATCCCGCCCGGGTTTGCCCCCGGTGCGGCAGCGCACCGCTGGTCGGGGTGCTCTCGGACACGGGGCGCGAGGAGGGGGCCTTCCACCTGATCTGCTCCCTCTGCGGCGAGCCATGGCGGTATCCCCGGCTGGTCTGCACGCTCTGCGGGGAGGAGCGGGCCGGCGCGCGCACCTACTTCCAGGCCGACGCCTTCCCGCACCTGCGGCTTGACTGCTGTGGGACGTGCGGAGGGTACCTGAAGGTCACGGACCTGCGTCGCCAGGCCCTGGCCGTTCCGGACGCGGACGACCTCGCGTCCCTAACCCTGGACCTCTGGGCACAGGGTCAGGGCTACACCAAGGTGGAACCGAACCTGGCCGGCCTCTGA
- a CDS encoding stage V sporulation protein S, producing MEVLKVSAKSNPNSVAGALAGVIRERGGAEMQAIGAGALNQAVKAVAIARGFVAPSGVDLICIPAFTDIEIDGQERTAIKLIVQPR from the coding sequence GTGGAAGTCCTGAAGGTCTCAGCCAAGTCGAACCCCAACTCCGTTGCAGGGGCCCTGGCCGGGGTGATCCGCGAGCGAGGCGGTGCGGAGATGCAGGCGATCGGAGCTGGGGCGCTCAACCAGGCGGTGAAGGCCGTGGCCATCGCTCGGGGGTTCGTGGCGCCGAGCGGCGTGGACCTCATCTGCATCCCGGCCTTCACGGACATCGAGATCGACGGCCAGGAACGGACGGCCATCAAGCTGATCGTACAACCGAGGTGA
- a CDS encoding competence/damage-inducible protein A gives MRAELVMVGTELLLGQIVDTNSATLAARLTQVGVDCYYVSTVGDNWMRMAEVLSHALGRSEVVITSGGLGPTQDDLTREVAAAVMGMPLEERPELWAGIERYFRESGRVAPAANRKQALVPRGGEPIPNPVGTAPGLWLERNGRTLICLPGVPWELERMLDETVIPRLARRAPQGLHSRVLRFVGIGESHLEAALEDLIREQGRVTLAPYAGPGEVKLRLSVRAPSKEEAEGLLTPVVGEILRRVGVYCTSRDDEPLEVVVGRLLRERELTLAVAESCTGGLIGDRLTDVPGSSAYFLGSLVTYSNAAKERELGVPAAVLERHGAVSRETAEAMARGVRERLAADCGLAVTGIAGPGGETPTKPVGLVYVGAAVGEKVVVEEHRFRGERRAVKERSARAALDLLRRSLPGHEGFPPGGVERTGDQV, from the coding sequence GTGCGGGCAGAGCTGGTGATGGTGGGGACGGAGCTCCTTCTGGGCCAGATCGTGGACACCAACTCGGCCACCCTCGCGGCCCGCCTCACCCAGGTGGGGGTCGACTGCTACTACGTCTCCACCGTGGGCGACAACTGGATGCGGATGGCGGAGGTCCTCTCCCATGCCCTCGGGCGCTCCGAGGTGGTGATCACCTCCGGGGGCCTCGGACCCACCCAGGACGACCTGACCCGCGAGGTCGCCGCCGCGGTGATGGGCATGCCCCTGGAGGAGCGGCCCGAGCTCTGGGCAGGTATCGAGCGGTATTTCCGGGAGTCGGGGCGGGTGGCCCCGGCGGCCAACCGGAAGCAGGCCCTTGTCCCCCGTGGGGGGGAGCCCATTCCCAACCCGGTGGGTACCGCCCCGGGGCTCTGGCTGGAGCGGAACGGGAGAACCTTGATCTGCCTGCCCGGCGTGCCGTGGGAGCTCGAACGGATGCTGGACGAGACGGTGATCCCCCGCTTGGCGCGACGGGCCCCCCAAGGGCTCCACTCGCGGGTGCTCCGCTTCGTCGGGATCGGGGAGTCCCATCTGGAGGCGGCGCTGGAGGATCTCATCCGGGAACAGGGGAGGGTGACCCTGGCACCCTACGCGGGGCCCGGTGAGGTGAAGCTCCGTCTCAGCGTCAGGGCCCCGTCGAAGGAGGAGGCGGAGGGACTCCTCACCCCCGTGGTGGGCGAGATCCTGCGGCGGGTGGGGGTGTACTGCACCAGCCGGGACGACGAGCCCCTGGAGGTGGTGGTGGGGCGGCTGCTGCGGGAGCGCGAGCTCACCTTGGCCGTGGCCGAGTCATGCACGGGGGGGCTCATCGGCGACCGCCTCACCGATGTGCCGGGAAGCTCTGCCTACTTCCTGGGGAGCCTCGTGACCTACTCCAATGCCGCCAAGGAGCGGGAGCTGGGGGTGCCGGCGGCGGTGCTGGAGCGCCACGGTGCGGTGAGCCGCGAGACCGCCGAAGCCATGGCCCGGGGCGTTCGCGAGCGCCTGGCCGCCGACTGCGGTCTCGCGGTGACGGGGATCGCCGGCCCCGGAGGCGAGACGCCCACCAAGCCCGTGGGCCTCGTCTACGTGGGGGCGGCGGTGGGGGAGAAGGTCGTGGTGGAAGAGCACCGGTTCCGGGGGGAGCGGCGGGCGGTGAAGGAGCGGAGCGCCCGGGCGGCGCTGGATCTCTTGCGGCGAAGCCTCCCGGGTCACGAAGGGTTTCCGCCGGGAGGTGTCGAACGAACCGGTGACCAGGTCTGA
- a CDS encoding formate dehydrogenase subunit gamma codes for MSARRAGEKTPLPPAGGRMIRFSLFERVIHWVVALSFVVLALTGLGLYYPSLFWLTSLFGGGPASRALHPWAGVVFTASLLVMGLMWVRSMLLNREDGAWLKRVSAYVAHRPGELPPVGRFNAGQKLLFWIVLFLGAVEFATGWFMWDPATYGGSALMRWAYPLHSLAAAGYLALIVLHIYMGTLMLPGTFQTMTHGRIPRTWAQVHHARWLQEVEARETPVGVGATPPARH; via the coding sequence ATGAGCGCTCGGCGTGCCGGCGAGAAGACCCCCCTCCCGCCCGCGGGCGGGAGGATGATCCGCTTCAGCCTCTTCGAGCGAGTGATCCATTGGGTGGTGGCGCTCTCCTTCGTCGTGCTGGCCCTTACCGGGCTGGGGCTCTACTATCCGTCGCTCTTCTGGCTGACCTCCCTCTTCGGGGGAGGTCCCGCGAGCCGGGCCCTGCACCCGTGGGCCGGGGTGGTCTTCACCGCGTCGCTGCTGGTCATGGGGCTGATGTGGGTTCGGTCCATGCTCCTGAACCGGGAGGATGGGGCGTGGCTCAAGCGGGTCTCCGCCTACGTGGCCCACCGGCCGGGAGAGTTGCCGCCCGTGGGGCGGTTCAACGCAGGGCAGAAGCTCCTCTTCTGGATCGTGCTCTTCCTGGGCGCGGTGGAGTTCGCGACCGGCTGGTTCATGTGGGACCCCGCCACCTACGGGGGCAGCGCGCTCATGCGCTGGGCCTACCCGCTCCACAGCCTGGCCGCGGCCGGCTACCTGGCCCTCATCGTCCTGCACATCTACATGGGCACCTTGATGCTGCCGGGCACCTTCCAGACCATGACCCACGGGCGGATCCCCCGCACCTGGGCCCAGGTGCACCACGCACGCTGGCTGCAGGAGGTGGAGGCCCGTGAGACTCCGGTGGGCGTGGGAGCAACGCCGCCGGCGCGCCACTGA
- a CDS encoding regulatory protein RecX, translating to MADAALSIAALEPLAGRGAAGRRVRVSFESGEVLDLPVELVAGLGWRPGDRIASREMERARRRGEALEAREHALRLLDHQARTRRELEHRLRQAGHGEGAVRFALAWCSARGFLDDRRFAESWVASRKLRPEHGSFRIRQELAQRGVDASLAREVVEAALPSEEELDRAVAAAHRRLAGRNVTRGPGGRLEQAEAARLGRYLAGRGFPYEIVRGALQRLGAEAFVEEDPDPSP from the coding sequence GTGGCTGACGCAGCCCTTTCCATTGCGGCCCTGGAGCCGCTGGCAGGGAGGGGGGCCGCAGGCCGTCGGGTGCGGGTCTCCTTCGAGAGCGGCGAGGTTCTGGATCTGCCGGTGGAGCTGGTGGCCGGCCTGGGGTGGCGGCCGGGGGACCGGATCGCGTCCAGGGAGATGGAGCGCGCGCGCCGCCGGGGGGAAGCCCTTGAGGCCCGGGAGCACGCGCTCCGCCTCCTCGACCACCAGGCACGGACGCGGCGGGAGCTCGAGCACCGCCTCCGCCAGGCAGGCCACGGCGAGGGCGCGGTCCGCTTCGCCCTCGCCTGGTGCAGCGCGCGCGGCTTCCTGGACGACCGGCGTTTCGCGGAAAGCTGGGTGGCGTCCCGGAAGCTCCGCCCGGAGCACGGGAGCTTTCGCATCCGGCAGGAGCTGGCGCAGCGCGGGGTGGACGCGTCGCTGGCCCGCGAGGTGGTGGAGGCAGCCCTTCCTTCTGAGGAGGAGCTGGACCGGGCGGTGGCCGCAGCCCACCGGCGCCTGGCGGGACGGAACGTGACCCGAGGCCCGGGAGGACGGCTGGAGCAGGCTGAGGCCGCCCGGCTGGGCCGGTACCTGGCCGGGCGGGGATTCCCCTACGAGATCGTGCGGGGGGCGCTGCAGCGCCTCGGCGCCGAGGCCTTTGTCGAGGAAGACCCGGACCCGTCCCCGTGA
- the fdxH gene encoding formate dehydrogenase subunit beta — protein MANTLSVQQISATPTPAPNQRRLDQVAKLVDVSRCIGCKGCEVACKEWNDLPPEETHNFGSYQSHQDLSADTWMLMRFNEVEVDGDLRWLILKDQCMHCQEPGCLMACPAPGAIVQYANGIVDFNQDACIGCGYCITGCPFDIPRLSQRNGRVYKCNLCVDRVSNGLEPACAKTCPTGAIQFGSLDDMVQVGTGQVERLHDRGFRNAALYNPEGVGGTHVLYVLPHGDQVEAYGLPANPTVGGSLQVWKGLLKRIGGLLMGFSVVGTVLHYLAFGPHWAEAEERKEEDGS, from the coding sequence ATGGCGAACACCCTCTCGGTGCAGCAGATCTCCGCCACCCCCACGCCCGCCCCGAACCAGCGCCGGCTGGACCAGGTCGCGAAGCTGGTCGACGTCTCCCGCTGCATCGGCTGCAAGGGCTGCGAGGTGGCGTGCAAGGAGTGGAACGACCTCCCACCCGAGGAGACCCACAACTTCGGCAGCTACCAGAGTCACCAGGACCTGAGCGCCGACACGTGGATGCTCATGCGCTTCAACGAGGTCGAGGTCGACGGCGACCTGCGGTGGCTCATCCTCAAGGACCAGTGCATGCACTGCCAGGAGCCGGGCTGCCTCATGGCCTGTCCGGCCCCGGGGGCCATCGTGCAGTACGCCAACGGCATCGTCGACTTCAACCAGGACGCCTGCATCGGGTGCGGCTACTGCATCACCGGCTGCCCCTTTGACATCCCGCGCCTCAGCCAGCGGAACGGCCGGGTCTACAAGTGCAACCTCTGCGTGGACCGGGTGAGCAACGGCCTGGAACCCGCATGCGCCAAGACCTGCCCCACCGGGGCGATCCAGTTCGGCTCGCTGGATGACATGGTCCAGGTAGGGACCGGGCAGGTGGAGCGGCTGCACGACCGGGGCTTCCGGAACGCCGCCCTCTACAACCCCGAGGGGGTGGGCGGCACCCACGTGCTCTACGTGCTTCCCCACGGCGACCAGGTGGAGGCATACGGCCTGCCCGCAAACCCCACCGTGGGCGGCTCGCTCCAGGTGTGGAAGGGGCTGCTCAAGCGGATCGGAGGGTTGCTCATGGGCTTCTCCGTGGTGGGCACGGTGCTGCACTACCTGGCCTTTGGGCCCCACTGGGCCGAGGCCGAGGAGCGGAAGGAGGAGGACGGCTCATGA
- the rny gene encoding ribonuclease Y has protein sequence MAVASLALMAGYAGRRYFVEGRIARAESAAAEIMRAAEREADSRRREALLELRNELQERRQSAEHELRERRRELQAIEGRLLQREQSLDRRQGDLSQREERLQAARSRVEEIHREIEGVLEEQRKELERIAGLTREEARRQLFEQVERDSQHELAVRLNQLEAQARQEADRRARSIIALSIERLASEYVSESTVSVVPLPSDDMKGRIIGREGRNIRTLETLTGVDLIVDDTPEAVIVSSFDPVRREVARIALERLVADGRIHPARIEEQVGKAWQALDAVIQEAGERAAFEVGVSGLAPELVGILGRLRFRTSYGQNVLQHSIEVAHLAGMMAAELKANAEVARRAGLLHDVGKAVDHEMDGTHVQIGMELLRRYHESPEVIHAMACHHGDYEPQTLEASIVTAADALSAARPGARRESLDQYIRRLENLEALADSFDGVEKAYAIQAGREIRIMVRPDAVDDLAAARLARELARRIETELHYPGQIKVTVIRETRAVAVAR, from the coding sequence GTGGCCGTGGCTTCCCTGGCGCTCATGGCCGGATACGCGGGCCGCCGCTACTTCGTGGAGGGGCGCATCGCCCGAGCGGAGAGCGCAGCGGCGGAGATCATGCGGGCCGCGGAGCGGGAGGCGGACAGCCGGCGCCGCGAGGCGTTGCTGGAACTGAGGAACGAGCTCCAGGAGCGGCGCCAATCCGCGGAGCATGAGCTCCGGGAACGGCGCCGGGAGCTTCAGGCGATCGAAGGTCGATTGCTGCAACGGGAACAGAGCCTGGACCGCCGGCAGGGGGATCTCAGCCAGCGGGAGGAGCGTCTCCAGGCGGCCCGATCTCGGGTGGAGGAGATCCACAGGGAGATCGAAGGCGTCCTGGAGGAGCAACGGAAGGAACTGGAGCGCATCGCGGGTCTCACCCGCGAGGAGGCCCGGCGCCAACTCTTCGAGCAGGTGGAGCGGGACTCCCAGCACGAGCTGGCCGTGCGGCTGAACCAGCTGGAGGCGCAGGCCAGGCAGGAGGCGGATCGCCGGGCGCGGTCGATTATCGCCCTCAGCATCGAGCGGCTCGCATCGGAGTACGTGAGCGAGAGCACGGTTTCGGTGGTGCCGCTGCCGAGTGACGACATGAAGGGACGCATCATCGGGCGAGAGGGCCGCAACATCCGAACGCTCGAGACGCTGACGGGGGTCGACCTGATCGTGGACGATACCCCCGAGGCCGTGATCGTCTCCTCTTTCGACCCGGTCCGGCGGGAAGTCGCCCGGATCGCGCTGGAGAGGCTGGTAGCCGACGGCCGGATCCATCCGGCCCGCATCGAGGAGCAGGTGGGCAAGGCGTGGCAGGCGCTGGACGCCGTCATCCAAGAGGCGGGTGAGCGTGCCGCCTTCGAGGTGGGCGTCTCCGGGCTGGCACCCGAGCTGGTGGGCATCCTCGGGCGTCTCCGGTTTCGAACGAGCTACGGACAGAACGTGTTGCAGCACTCCATCGAGGTGGCCCATCTGGCCGGCATGATGGCGGCGGAGCTGAAGGCCAACGCAGAGGTGGCGCGACGAGCCGGGCTGCTCCATGACGTCGGCAAGGCAGTCGACCATGAGATGGACGGCACGCACGTGCAGATCGGGATGGAGTTGCTGAGGAGGTATCACGAGTCGCCCGAAGTGATCCATGCGATGGCTTGCCATCACGGCGACTACGAGCCACAGACGCTGGAGGCATCGATCGTGACCGCGGCGGACGCGCTCTCGGCCGCACGGCCGGGCGCCCGCAGGGAGTCGCTGGACCAGTACATCCGGCGCCTGGAAAACCTGGAAGCCCTGGCGGACAGCTTCGACGGGGTGGAGAAGGCGTACGCGATCCAGGCGGGCCGGGAGATCCGGATCATGGTGAGACCCGACGCCGTGGACGACCTCGCGGCAGCTCGCCTGGCTCGGGAGCTGGCGCGAAGGATCGAGACCGAGCTCCATTACCCGGGGCAGATCAAGGTCACGGTCATCCGGGAGACCCGGGCCGTGGCGGTGGCCCGCTAG
- the thpR gene encoding RNA 2',3'-cyclic phosphodiesterase translates to MTRSDDADGSVSPPVERALRVFVAVSLSPPLRQAVRTLQHSWSATGAQPRWVDPENLHVTLRFLGLLPEGRVGDVTGAAEEASRDVGPFLLGLGSCGRFPPRGSPRVLWVGITDGARELAALASALDAALRRRRFPREERAFRPHVTVARIREGDRLPGLEAWLEGCGDHELGQMRVEAIHVMESQLRPQGPLYRPLAVVPLGRAGR, encoded by the coding sequence GTGACCAGGTCTGACGATGCCGATGGGAGCGTGTCGCCGCCGGTCGAGCGCGCCCTCAGGGTCTTCGTGGCCGTCTCTCTTTCCCCTCCCCTGCGGCAGGCCGTGCGAACGCTGCAGCACTCCTGGAGCGCGACGGGTGCCCAGCCGCGCTGGGTGGATCCCGAGAACCTGCACGTCACCCTGCGGTTCCTGGGCTTGCTACCCGAGGGTCGCGTCGGCGACGTGACCGGCGCCGCGGAGGAGGCCTCACGTGACGTGGGGCCCTTTCTTCTGGGGCTCGGCTCGTGCGGGCGCTTTCCACCGCGGGGGTCTCCCCGGGTGCTCTGGGTGGGGATCACCGACGGCGCCCGCGAGCTGGCTGCCCTGGCGTCGGCGCTGGATGCCGCGCTGCGGCGCAGGCGGTTCCCTCGGGAAGAGCGGGCCTTTCGGCCCCACGTCACCGTCGCCCGGATACGGGAGGGCGACCGGCTTCCCGGGCTGGAGGCCTGGCTTGAGGGGTGCGGCGACCATGAGCTGGGGCAGATGCGGGTGGAGGCGATCCACGTGATGGAGAGCCAGCTCCGGCCCCAGGGGCCGCTCTACCGGCCGCTGGCCGTGGTCCCTCTCGGCCGCGCGGGCCGCTAG